The Planococcus liqunii genome includes a region encoding these proteins:
- a CDS encoding GNAT family N-acetyltransferase, which produces MQEKKPTKAPDSRKCLSLQYTYYEEPGSGIMQIKLEKLQAADSEALRQFEMKNRSFFEKTVPGRGDAYYKQEVFEQLHLNLLTEQGTGDAVFYLMKNEEGSIVGRVNLIDIDKNNETGHLGYRVGQNYIGQGIASQAVQLLLKAAPDLNIRQIQAKTVETNQASQKVLEKSGFSQVEEMDEEIDFNGEQVKFVHYIWEG; this is translated from the coding sequence ATGCAAGAGAAGAAGCCAACAAAGGCTCCTGACAGCAGAAAATGTTTGAGTTTACAATATACTTATTATGAAGAACCGGGAAGTGGCATCATGCAGATTAAACTGGAGAAATTGCAAGCGGCTGATTCTGAAGCATTACGTCAATTCGAAATGAAAAACCGAAGCTTCTTTGAGAAAACAGTTCCTGGCCGAGGGGACGCTTACTATAAGCAGGAAGTGTTTGAACAACTTCATCTGAATTTACTGACTGAACAAGGTACTGGGGATGCAGTTTTTTATTTAATGAAGAACGAAGAGGGTTCTATTGTTGGGCGCGTCAATTTAATTGATATTGATAAGAACAATGAAACGGGCCATCTTGGATACCGGGTGGGGCAGAATTACATAGGCCAAGGGATTGCCAGCCAAGCTGTACAGCTATTGCTTAAAGCTGCGCCGGATTTAAATATTCGGCAGATCCAAGCCAAGACTGTCGAAACGAACCAAGCGTCCCAGAAAGTATTGGAAAAAAGCGGTTTTAGCCAAGTGGAAGAAATGGATGAAGAAATCGATTTCAACGGTGAGCAAGTGAAGTTTGTGCACTATATTTGGGAAGGATAA
- a CDS encoding alpha/beta fold hydrolase, which yields MENWKQTIIATQRGNFEVFQKGEGPPLCVTHHYSVFNETGDYYAEAFTKNHAVYLVNLREAGQSEKSAEPYQLSMLETIFDLEAIREELGIEKWGFAGHSTGGMLGILYGIYCSESLSYLILTGAAAREYATFSKECIYNSEHPEFEEVQNLIEQLKQGDIPDGKRRQLGEERTKLSLFRPEKYTEYFHRKISKSMSAARMDFFNRELPIYDVTRKLHLIKVPALILCGRHDVQCPLTYSIEMKEHIPDARLVVFEESNHYPFLEEAELFDKELMKFLSMMRSTVI from the coding sequence ATGGAAAACTGGAAACAAACCATAATCGCAACCCAGCGCGGAAACTTTGAAGTATTTCAAAAAGGGGAAGGGCCGCCGCTTTGTGTCACGCATCATTATTCCGTATTCAACGAGACAGGAGATTATTATGCGGAAGCTTTTACAAAAAACCATGCTGTCTACTTGGTCAATTTGCGGGAAGCCGGACAGTCGGAAAAATCTGCTGAGCCTTATCAATTAAGCATGCTGGAAACCATTTTTGATTTGGAAGCAATCCGGGAAGAACTGGGAATTGAAAAATGGGGATTTGCAGGGCATTCAACCGGAGGCATGCTCGGCATTCTTTACGGCATATATTGTTCGGAAAGCTTGAGCTATTTGATTTTAACGGGAGCGGCAGCAAGAGAATATGCGACGTTTTCGAAAGAGTGCATCTATAATTCGGAACATCCGGAGTTTGAAGAGGTGCAGAACTTGATTGAGCAGTTAAAGCAGGGAGATATTCCAGATGGAAAGCGCAGGCAATTGGGGGAAGAGCGGACCAAATTATCGTTGTTCCGACCTGAGAAATACACCGAATACTTTCATAGGAAAATCTCGAAATCCATGTCTGCGGCACGGATGGATTTTTTTAATCGGGAACTGCCGATTTATGACGTGACCCGCAAACTCCATCTAATTAAAGTACCGGCATTGATTCTTTGCGGCAGACACGATGTCCAGTGCCCGCTTACATACTCCATCGAAATGAAAGAGCACATTCCAGATGCCCGCTTAGTGGTTTTTGAAGAAAGCAACCATTATCCATTCCTGGAAGAAGCTGAGCTTTTTGATAAGGAACTAATGAAATTTTTAAGCATGATGCGTTCGACAGTTATATAA
- a CDS encoding histidine phosphatase family protein, producing MTTIGFVRHGITDWNIQRIAQGSSDIPLNETGREQARAIAGRLAQEEPWDVIISSDLIRARETAETIAAELEMPIDEIDPRIRELSGGLIEGTTEADRIERWGLDWREQDLQREPLSAGIKRSTEAIQEAMEKYPGQRILMVSHGGLIGLVLKNLLPDRFEKIVLNNTSITILENVESKWQCTLYNCTKHLPEVVEEQIAEKTK from the coding sequence ATGACCACAATCGGATTTGTAAGACACGGCATCACGGATTGGAACATCCAGCGCATCGCACAAGGCAGTTCAGATATCCCGTTGAACGAAACAGGACGCGAACAAGCCCGTGCCATCGCCGGCCGCCTGGCACAAGAAGAACCATGGGATGTCATCATCAGCAGTGATTTGATCCGGGCAAGGGAGACTGCTGAGACGATTGCAGCGGAACTTGAGATGCCAATCGATGAAATCGACCCGCGCATCCGTGAACTGTCCGGCGGTTTGATTGAAGGCACAACGGAAGCGGACCGTATCGAGAGATGGGGATTAGATTGGCGCGAGCAGGATCTGCAAAGAGAACCTTTGTCAGCTGGCATCAAAAGAAGCACTGAAGCGATACAAGAAGCGATGGAAAAGTATCCGGGCCAGCGCATTTTAATGGTCAGCCACGGCGGACTGATTGGATTGGTGTTGAAGAACTTGCTGCCGGACCGGTTTGAGAAAATTGTATTAAACAATACATCAATCACCATTTTAGAAAATGTAGAAAGCAAATGGCAATGTACCCTCTATAATTGCACAAAGCATTTGCCTGAAGTTGTGGAAGAGCAAATTGCCGAAAAAACGAAATGA
- a CDS encoding pentapeptide repeat-containing protein: MENNYETMEQLEVLQKSLKADCGNCAALCCVGLSFMASADFAFDKAAGMPCPNLQSDFRCGIHEDLRRSGFKGCTVFDCYGSGQKVVQVTFQGKDWRSDADTAKEMFVVFPIMTQLHEMMWYLADAMKEEAAPLLKKELADLLSKTEQLTLLEPEKLKMLDVPAHRAQVNKLLVKVSEAVRAADIKRHKGRKSKAMNRRNADLMGADLKGADLKGVDFRGAYFIAANLRQSDMRTADVIGADFRDADISGADLSTSLYLTQVQVNAAIGDCLTKLPSSIARPAYWAKKPRIF; the protein is encoded by the coding sequence ATGGAAAACAACTATGAAACAATGGAGCAACTCGAAGTTCTCCAAAAAAGCTTGAAAGCCGACTGCGGGAATTGCGCGGCGCTTTGCTGTGTCGGTTTGTCTTTTATGGCGTCTGCAGATTTTGCTTTTGATAAAGCGGCAGGTATGCCGTGCCCGAACCTGCAATCCGATTTCCGCTGCGGCATCCACGAAGATCTCCGGCGAAGCGGCTTTAAAGGATGTACGGTATTTGACTGCTACGGTTCTGGGCAGAAAGTGGTGCAAGTGACATTTCAAGGCAAAGACTGGCGGAGTGATGCCGATACGGCTAAAGAAATGTTTGTTGTGTTCCCGATTATGACGCAGCTGCACGAGATGATGTGGTATTTGGCTGATGCGATGAAAGAGGAAGCTGCGCCGCTTCTGAAAAAAGAGCTGGCTGACTTATTAAGCAAAACAGAACAATTGACCTTGTTGGAGCCGGAAAAACTGAAAATGTTGGATGTACCTGCTCACCGCGCACAAGTGAATAAATTATTGGTGAAAGTGAGTGAGGCAGTCAGAGCTGCAGACATAAAACGGCATAAAGGGCGAAAAAGCAAAGCGATGAACCGCCGCAATGCTGACTTGATGGGGGCGGATTTAAAAGGGGCTGACTTGAAAGGCGTTGATTTTAGAGGTGCTTATTTCATTGCTGCCAATCTGCGCCAAAGCGATATGCGGACAGCAGATGTGATTGGCGCAGATTTCCGGGATGCGGACATCAGCGGCGCCGATTTATCGACGAGCCTTTATTTGACGCAAGTCCAGGTCAATGCTGCAATTGGCGACTGCCTTACAAAGTTGCCGAGCAGCATTGCCCGTCCGGCTTATTGGGCGAAGAAGCCAAGAATTTTCTAA
- a CDS encoding nucleotidyltransferase domain-containing protein: MLPQENAVQKICSSLKKDPLVLAVYLKGSMGRNEHDEHSDVDLYCLVDEENEKRFLENRVHHLQAYRPILFQDDIFIIAPQIIAVFDNLLHIDLFTVTPETFTEKDYFSVLYDPEGLMEKFKDTQSLELTETEYRDDVMDVAWFLFQYKKAAARGNDIWSVKMLSSVMDHFARGLLYKYAPHRARLGLKALSDSLPETVLGKVEDIFNCMTATSHSEAAAQISSLVEEEMGWMLERVREPEQIEPLLGKMVKLHAREEANKGS, translated from the coding sequence ATGTTGCCACAGGAAAATGCAGTCCAGAAGATCTGCAGCAGTTTAAAAAAAGATCCCTTGGTCCTGGCAGTGTACTTAAAAGGATCGATGGGCAGAAATGAGCATGATGAGCATTCAGATGTTGATTTGTACTGTCTAGTGGACGAAGAAAACGAAAAACGTTTTTTGGAAAACCGGGTGCATCATTTGCAGGCATACCGGCCAATACTCTTCCAAGACGATATTTTCATTATCGCGCCGCAAATCATTGCGGTGTTTGATAATCTTTTGCACATTGATTTGTTTACCGTAACTCCGGAGACATTCACGGAAAAAGATTACTTCAGTGTATTGTACGATCCGGAAGGCTTGATGGAGAAATTCAAAGATACCCAAAGCCTGGAACTGACGGAAACTGAATACCGTGACGATGTCATGGACGTAGCGTGGTTCTTGTTTCAATATAAAAAAGCCGCAGCCCGCGGCAATGATATTTGGTCGGTGAAAATGCTATCGAGCGTCATGGATCATTTTGCGAGAGGACTTCTTTATAAATACGCACCGCACCGGGCACGTCTAGGATTAAAAGCCTTGAGTGATTCATTGCCAGAGACCGTGTTAGGAAAAGTGGAAGACATCTTTAATTGCATGACAGCAACTTCTCATTCAGAGGCAGCTGCACAAATCAGCAGCCTGGTGGAAGAAGAGATGGGATGGATGCTAGAAAGGGTCAGAGAACCCGAACAGATCGAACCTTTGCTCGGGAAAATGGTAAAGCTTCATGCAAGAGAAGAAGCCAACAAAGGCTCCTGA